One Papaver somniferum cultivar HN1 chromosome 10, ASM357369v1, whole genome shotgun sequence genomic window carries:
- the LOC113318036 gene encoding probable ribose-5-phosphate isomerase 3, chloroplastic — MAATSSLQSRTSSLKSASRSIYNNGISRLIPHSPPSTLKLHHHTQSSLSIKAFSSPSPTPILTQDDLKKIAADKAVEYVRSGMVLGLGTGSTAAFVVSKIGELLKSGELKDIVGIPTSKRTYEQALSLGIPLSVLDDHPYLDLSIDGADEVDPDLNLVKGRGGALLREKMVEAASKKFVVVVDDTKLVDGLGGSGLAMPVEVVQFCWKYNLVKLEELFKDEGCEAKLRIDGDGKPYVTDNANYIVDLYFKTPIRDGLAAGKEISSFQGVVEHGLFLDMATAVIIAGKEGVSVKSK, encoded by the coding sequence ATGGCTGCTACCTCGTCTCTGCAATCTCGCACATCCTCTCTGAAATCCGCCTCCCGTTCTATTTACAACAATGGAATCAGTAGACTTATCCCACACTCACCACCATCAACCCTTAAGCTACACCACCACACTCAATCATCCCTATCAATCAAAGCATTTTCATCACCTTCTCCAACTCCAATCCTAACTCAAGATGACTTAAAAAAAATAGCAGCAGATAAAGCAGTTGAATATGTACGCAGCGGAATGGTTCTAGGTCTTGGTACTGGATCTACAGCTGCATTTGTTGTATCAAAAATTGGTGAATTACTAAAATCTGGTGAGCTCAAAGACATAGTTGGTATACCTACTTCAAAAAGAACCTATGAACAAGCGTTATCTCTAGGTATTCCATTATCTGTTCTTGATGATCATCCATATCTTGATTTGTCAATTGATGGTGCTGATGAAGTTGATCCAGATCTGAATCTAGTTAAAGGGCGTGGTGGCGCGTTATTAAGAGAGAAAATGGTTGAAGCAGCTTCTAAGAaatttgttgttgtggttgatgaTACTAAATTGGTTGATGGTCTTGGTGGTAGTGGATTAGCTATGCCTGTTGAAGTTGTACAGTTTTGTTGGAAATATAATTTGGTGAAGTTAGAAGAATTGTTTAAAGATGAAGGTTGTGAAGCCAAATTGAGAATTGATGGGGATGGGAAGCCTTATGTTACTGATAATGCTAATTATATTGTTGATTTGTATTTTAAGACACCAATTAGAGATGGATTAGCAGCTGGTAAAGAGATTTCGTCGTTCCAAGGTGTTGTTGAACATGGATTGTTTCTGGATATGGCTACTGCTGTTATTATTGCTGGCAAAGAAGGTGTTAGTGTTAAAAGCAAGTGA
- the LOC113316457 gene encoding probable plasma membrane ATPase gives MVQISIIKWSKFVANFAMKTSIFTEAMVEVFTNFCYMMSAYKWIVEVVHDVMVISLRNFNLEFRHHTLVMHPIHSDSQGSVRALAVLRDGRWSEQDAAILVPGDIISIKLGDIVPADARLLEGEIDQSALTGESLPVTKNPSDEVFSGSTCKQGELEAVVIATGVHTFFGKAAHLVDNTNQVGHFQKVLTAIELECKQGEREAVVIATGVHTFFGKVAHLVDSTNQVGHFQKVLTAIGNFCICYDRTRYGN, from the exons ATGGTTCAAATAAGCATTATCAAGTGGAGCAAATTTGTTGCAAATTTTGCCATGAAAACATCCATTTTTACGGAGGCCATGGTCGAGGTCTTCACAAATTTCTGTTACATGATGTCAGCTTATAAGTGGATTGTGGAGGTTGTGCATGATGTTATGGTTATAAGTTTGCGG AATTTCAATCTAGAGTTCAGACATCATACCCTAGTAATGCATCCAATCCACTCTGATAGTCAAGGCTCTGTTAGAGCGCTTGCC GTACTTAGAGATGGTCGTTGGAGTGAGCAAGATGCCGCAATTCTTGTTCCAGGAGATATTATCAGCATCAAATTGGGTGACATCGTCCCAGCTGATGCTCGTCTTCTAGAGGGTGAAATTGATCAATCTGCTCTTACTGGAGAATCTCTCCCAGTTACTAAGAATCCATCTGACGAGGTGTTCTCTGGTTCAACCTGTAAACAAGGAGAGCTTGAAGCCGTTGTTATTGCAACTGGAGTGCACACTTTCTTTGGCAAGGCTGCACATTTAGTTGACAATACTAACCAAGTTGGCCATTTCCAGAAGGTTCTTACTGCTATTG AGCTTGAATGTAAACAAGGAGAGCGTGAAGCCGTTGTTATTGCAACTGGAGTGCACACTTTCTTTGGCAAGGTTGCACATTTAGTTGACAGTACTAACCAAGTTGGCCATTTCCAGAAGGTTCTTACTGCTATTGGTAACTTCTGTATCTGTTACGATCGCACTCGGTATGGTAATTGA